The following are encoded together in the Rhineura floridana isolate rRhiFlo1 chromosome 21, rRhiFlo1.hap2, whole genome shotgun sequence genome:
- the RFFL gene encoding E3 ubiquitin-protein ligase rififylin isoform X4: protein MWATCCNWFCLNGQPEDIQHRPQQGTRAQAYSNAGYSSFPSPTGAEQGCKGCGARFGSASLKHVCLDCKKTFCLACSCQPESGPCLCHLCERFRATAFQREELIKMKVKDLRDYLELREISTEMCREKDELVCLIIGQRPVGPQVDRPPWVPPLTLVSPVQEEDPPPPAAPDSSPECPSADPGLQTEEQLQAIEHVLPSQDDMAEVENAVEALIEEETQSTDSEDNLVSGRRASLSDLTSMRDIDALSVRQLKEILARNFVNYKGCCEKWELMERVTRLYKEKDLQQLVSDTDDQAAPSGNTTLPGSEDNLCKICMDSVIDCVLLECGHMVTCTKCGKRMNECPICRQYVIRAVHVFRS, encoded by the exons ATGTGGGCGACGTGTTGCAACTGGTTTTGCCTGAACGGGCAGCCCGAGGACATCCAGCACCGCCCGCAGCAGGGGACCCGCGCGCAGGCATACTCCAACGCCGGCTAcagctccttcccctcccccacggGCGCCGAGCAGGGCTGCAAAGGCTGCGGGGCGCGTTTTGGCAGCGCCTCCCTTAAG CACGTCTGCCTGGACTGCAAAAAGACCTTCTGCTTGGCTTGTTCGTGCCAGCCAGAAAGCGGCCCCTGCCTTTGCCACCTCTGCGAGCGGTTCCGAGCCACGGCCTTCCAGCGGGAGGAGCTGATCAAAATGAAGGTGAAGGACTTGCGGGACTACCTGGAGCTCCGGGAGATCTCCACGGAGATGTGTCGCGAGAAGGACGAGCTGGTGTGTCTGATCATTGGCCAGCGGCCCGTGGGCCCCCAAGTGGACAGGCCCCCCTGGGTCCCTCCGCTGACGCTGGTCTCCCCTGTCCAGGAGGAAGATCCGCCTCCACCTGCCGCACCGGACTCCTCTCCTGAGTGTCCCTCAGCAGACCCGGGCTTGCAGACTGAGGAGCAGCTGCAG GCAATTGAGCATGTGTTACCGAGCCAAGACGACATGGCGGAAGTGGAGAATGCAGTAGAAGCGCTGATCGAGGAGGAGACGCAG TCCACTGACTCAGAGGATAACTTAGTTTCCGGACGGCGGGCCTCCCTCTCTGACCTAACAAGCATGAGAGACATAGATGCTCTCTCAGTGAGGCAGCTGAAGGAGATCCTCGCTCGCAACTTTGTTAACTAcaagggctgttgtgagaaatGGGAACTGATGGAGAGAGTGACCCGCCTTTACAAAGAGAAGGATCTTCAGCAGCTGG TTTCTGATACAGATGATCAAGCTG CTCCATCAGGTAACACCACGCTCCCCGGCTCAGAAGACAACCTCTGCAAGATCTGCATGGACTCCGTCATCGACTGTGTCCTCCTGGAATGTGGCCACATGGTCACTTGCACCAAGTGCGGGAAGCGCATGAACGAGTGCCCCATCTGCCGGCAGTACGTGATTAGAGCCGTCCACGTCTTCAGGTCTTAA
- the RFFL gene encoding E3 ubiquitin-protein ligase rififylin isoform X2 — protein sequence MKADPKIGSYLSAVIMWATCCNWFCLNGQPEDIQHRPQQGTRAQAYSNAGYSSFPSPTGAEQGCKGCGARFGSASLKHVCLDCKKTFCLACSCQPESGPCLCHLCERFRATAFQREELIKMKVKDLRDYLELREISTEMCREKDELVCLIIGQRPVGPQVDRPPWVPPLTLVSPVQEEDPPPPAAPDSSPECPSADPGLQTEEQLQAIEHVLPSQDDMAEVENAVEALIEEETQSTDSEDNLVSGRRASLSDLTSMRDIDALSVRQLKEILARNFVNYKGCCEKWELMERVTRLYKEKDLQQLVSDTDDQAAPSGNTTLPGSEDNLCKICMDSVIDCVLLECGHMVTCTKCGKRMNECPICRQYVIRAVHVFRS from the exons ATGAAGGCTGATCCGAAAATTGGTTCATAT TTGTCAGCGGTTATCATGTGGGCGACGTGTTGCAACTGGTTTTGCCTGAACGGGCAGCCCGAGGACATCCAGCACCGCCCGCAGCAGGGGACCCGCGCGCAGGCATACTCCAACGCCGGCTAcagctccttcccctcccccacggGCGCCGAGCAGGGCTGCAAAGGCTGCGGGGCGCGTTTTGGCAGCGCCTCCCTTAAG CACGTCTGCCTGGACTGCAAAAAGACCTTCTGCTTGGCTTGTTCGTGCCAGCCAGAAAGCGGCCCCTGCCTTTGCCACCTCTGCGAGCGGTTCCGAGCCACGGCCTTCCAGCGGGAGGAGCTGATCAAAATGAAGGTGAAGGACTTGCGGGACTACCTGGAGCTCCGGGAGATCTCCACGGAGATGTGTCGCGAGAAGGACGAGCTGGTGTGTCTGATCATTGGCCAGCGGCCCGTGGGCCCCCAAGTGGACAGGCCCCCCTGGGTCCCTCCGCTGACGCTGGTCTCCCCTGTCCAGGAGGAAGATCCGCCTCCACCTGCCGCACCGGACTCCTCTCCTGAGTGTCCCTCAGCAGACCCGGGCTTGCAGACTGAGGAGCAGCTGCAG GCAATTGAGCATGTGTTACCGAGCCAAGACGACATGGCGGAAGTGGAGAATGCAGTAGAAGCGCTGATCGAGGAGGAGACGCAG TCCACTGACTCAGAGGATAACTTAGTTTCCGGACGGCGGGCCTCCCTCTCTGACCTAACAAGCATGAGAGACATAGATGCTCTCTCAGTGAGGCAGCTGAAGGAGATCCTCGCTCGCAACTTTGTTAACTAcaagggctgttgtgagaaatGGGAACTGATGGAGAGAGTGACCCGCCTTTACAAAGAGAAGGATCTTCAGCAGCTGG TTTCTGATACAGATGATCAAGCTG CTCCATCAGGTAACACCACGCTCCCCGGCTCAGAAGACAACCTCTGCAAGATCTGCATGGACTCCGTCATCGACTGTGTCCTCCTGGAATGTGGCCACATGGTCACTTGCACCAAGTGCGGGAAGCGCATGAACGAGTGCCCCATCTGCCGGCAGTACGTGATTAGAGCCGTCCACGTCTTCAGGTCTTAA
- the RFFL gene encoding E3 ubiquitin-protein ligase rififylin isoform X1 — translation MKWKWTAFKSILTRGDPMNRVFMLSAVIMWATCCNWFCLNGQPEDIQHRPQQGTRAQAYSNAGYSSFPSPTGAEQGCKGCGARFGSASLKHVCLDCKKTFCLACSCQPESGPCLCHLCERFRATAFQREELIKMKVKDLRDYLELREISTEMCREKDELVCLIIGQRPVGPQVDRPPWVPPLTLVSPVQEEDPPPPAAPDSSPECPSADPGLQTEEQLQAIEHVLPSQDDMAEVENAVEALIEEETQSTDSEDNLVSGRRASLSDLTSMRDIDALSVRQLKEILARNFVNYKGCCEKWELMERVTRLYKEKDLQQLVSDTDDQAAPSGNTTLPGSEDNLCKICMDSVIDCVLLECGHMVTCTKCGKRMNECPICRQYVIRAVHVFRS, via the exons atgaaatggaaatggactgccttcaagtcgatcctgactcgtggcgaccctatgaatagggttttcatg TTGTCAGCGGTTATCATGTGGGCGACGTGTTGCAACTGGTTTTGCCTGAACGGGCAGCCCGAGGACATCCAGCACCGCCCGCAGCAGGGGACCCGCGCGCAGGCATACTCCAACGCCGGCTAcagctccttcccctcccccacggGCGCCGAGCAGGGCTGCAAAGGCTGCGGGGCGCGTTTTGGCAGCGCCTCCCTTAAG CACGTCTGCCTGGACTGCAAAAAGACCTTCTGCTTGGCTTGTTCGTGCCAGCCAGAAAGCGGCCCCTGCCTTTGCCACCTCTGCGAGCGGTTCCGAGCCACGGCCTTCCAGCGGGAGGAGCTGATCAAAATGAAGGTGAAGGACTTGCGGGACTACCTGGAGCTCCGGGAGATCTCCACGGAGATGTGTCGCGAGAAGGACGAGCTGGTGTGTCTGATCATTGGCCAGCGGCCCGTGGGCCCCCAAGTGGACAGGCCCCCCTGGGTCCCTCCGCTGACGCTGGTCTCCCCTGTCCAGGAGGAAGATCCGCCTCCACCTGCCGCACCGGACTCCTCTCCTGAGTGTCCCTCAGCAGACCCGGGCTTGCAGACTGAGGAGCAGCTGCAG GCAATTGAGCATGTGTTACCGAGCCAAGACGACATGGCGGAAGTGGAGAATGCAGTAGAAGCGCTGATCGAGGAGGAGACGCAG TCCACTGACTCAGAGGATAACTTAGTTTCCGGACGGCGGGCCTCCCTCTCTGACCTAACAAGCATGAGAGACATAGATGCTCTCTCAGTGAGGCAGCTGAAGGAGATCCTCGCTCGCAACTTTGTTAACTAcaagggctgttgtgagaaatGGGAACTGATGGAGAGAGTGACCCGCCTTTACAAAGAGAAGGATCTTCAGCAGCTGG TTTCTGATACAGATGATCAAGCTG CTCCATCAGGTAACACCACGCTCCCCGGCTCAGAAGACAACCTCTGCAAGATCTGCATGGACTCCGTCATCGACTGTGTCCTCCTGGAATGTGGCCACATGGTCACTTGCACCAAGTGCGGGAAGCGCATGAACGAGTGCCCCATCTGCCGGCAGTACGTGATTAGAGCCGTCCACGTCTTCAGGTCTTAA
- the RFFL gene encoding E3 ubiquitin-protein ligase rififylin isoform X3, with amino-acid sequence MTELSAVIMWATCCNWFCLNGQPEDIQHRPQQGTRAQAYSNAGYSSFPSPTGAEQGCKGCGARFGSASLKHVCLDCKKTFCLACSCQPESGPCLCHLCERFRATAFQREELIKMKVKDLRDYLELREISTEMCREKDELVCLIIGQRPVGPQVDRPPWVPPLTLVSPVQEEDPPPPAAPDSSPECPSADPGLQTEEQLQAIEHVLPSQDDMAEVENAVEALIEEETQSTDSEDNLVSGRRASLSDLTSMRDIDALSVRQLKEILARNFVNYKGCCEKWELMERVTRLYKEKDLQQLVSDTDDQAAPSGNTTLPGSEDNLCKICMDSVIDCVLLECGHMVTCTKCGKRMNECPICRQYVIRAVHVFRS; translated from the exons ATGACTGAG TTGTCAGCGGTTATCATGTGGGCGACGTGTTGCAACTGGTTTTGCCTGAACGGGCAGCCCGAGGACATCCAGCACCGCCCGCAGCAGGGGACCCGCGCGCAGGCATACTCCAACGCCGGCTAcagctccttcccctcccccacggGCGCCGAGCAGGGCTGCAAAGGCTGCGGGGCGCGTTTTGGCAGCGCCTCCCTTAAG CACGTCTGCCTGGACTGCAAAAAGACCTTCTGCTTGGCTTGTTCGTGCCAGCCAGAAAGCGGCCCCTGCCTTTGCCACCTCTGCGAGCGGTTCCGAGCCACGGCCTTCCAGCGGGAGGAGCTGATCAAAATGAAGGTGAAGGACTTGCGGGACTACCTGGAGCTCCGGGAGATCTCCACGGAGATGTGTCGCGAGAAGGACGAGCTGGTGTGTCTGATCATTGGCCAGCGGCCCGTGGGCCCCCAAGTGGACAGGCCCCCCTGGGTCCCTCCGCTGACGCTGGTCTCCCCTGTCCAGGAGGAAGATCCGCCTCCACCTGCCGCACCGGACTCCTCTCCTGAGTGTCCCTCAGCAGACCCGGGCTTGCAGACTGAGGAGCAGCTGCAG GCAATTGAGCATGTGTTACCGAGCCAAGACGACATGGCGGAAGTGGAGAATGCAGTAGAAGCGCTGATCGAGGAGGAGACGCAG TCCACTGACTCAGAGGATAACTTAGTTTCCGGACGGCGGGCCTCCCTCTCTGACCTAACAAGCATGAGAGACATAGATGCTCTCTCAGTGAGGCAGCTGAAGGAGATCCTCGCTCGCAACTTTGTTAACTAcaagggctgttgtgagaaatGGGAACTGATGGAGAGAGTGACCCGCCTTTACAAAGAGAAGGATCTTCAGCAGCTGG TTTCTGATACAGATGATCAAGCTG CTCCATCAGGTAACACCACGCTCCCCGGCTCAGAAGACAACCTCTGCAAGATCTGCATGGACTCCGTCATCGACTGTGTCCTCCTGGAATGTGGCCACATGGTCACTTGCACCAAGTGCGGGAAGCGCATGAACGAGTGCCCCATCTGCCGGCAGTACGTGATTAGAGCCGTCCACGTCTTCAGGTCTTAA